One genomic window of Micromonospora sp. WMMD1128 includes the following:
- a CDS encoding NfeD family protein has protein sequence MDAVFWIVLGVVLAVAEIFTTTLFLIMFGVGAFAAAGAAALGAPVALQAVIFAVVSALSLALARPVIRRNTRSALESGEQPFGVEAIEGATAVVLEPVDAEHGMVKIDGELWTARSFDATQRYAAGERVQVIKVRGATALVWQDDISAPGELPEARG, from the coding sequence GTGGACGCCGTGTTCTGGATCGTTCTGGGTGTGGTATTGGCCGTCGCCGAGATCTTCACGACGACGCTGTTCCTGATCATGTTCGGGGTCGGGGCGTTCGCCGCCGCGGGCGCCGCGGCGCTCGGCGCGCCGGTGGCGCTCCAAGCGGTGATCTTCGCGGTGGTGTCGGCGCTCTCCCTGGCGCTGGCCCGGCCGGTGATCCGCCGGAACACCCGGTCGGCGCTGGAGAGCGGGGAGCAGCCGTTCGGCGTCGAGGCGATCGAGGGGGCCACCGCGGTGGTCCTGGAGCCGGTGGACGCCGAGCACGGCATGGTCAAGATCGATGGTGAGCTGTGGACGGCCCGGTCGTTCGACGCGACCCAGCGCTATGCGGCGGGCGAGCGGGTGCAGGTGATAAAGGTCCGGGGCGCGACCGCTCTGGTCTGGCAGGACGACATTTCCGCCCCGGGCGAGCTGCCCGAAGCGAGAGGGTGA